A stretch of the Rhinoderma darwinii isolate aRhiDar2 chromosome 3, aRhiDar2.hap1, whole genome shotgun sequence genome encodes the following:
- the LOC142748418 gene encoding transmembrane protein 272-like, whose amino-acid sequence MDGADSPRTPLLSVIQDSLLPKSVSIALKCLLVGINIASITIGVIYINDCPGQYLIPYYLIISGVACLLYLSMTCLPCIDEDQVTSVNLANLCAQGVMLLFLFAFFIAGNVWIYSLTHEPWDNPSSLKRCNRVLYLYAFWTITLCHLCFLVLLCTYLCLLLGLYILKWSIFGGSRN is encoded by the exons ATGGATGGTGCTGACAGTCCCCGCACCCCACTGCTGAGCGTCATTCAGGATTCATTATTGCCAAAGTCCGTTTCAA ttgcTTTGAAATGCCTCCTTGTTGGGATAAATATCGCCAGCATCACGATCG GAGTAATCTACATAAATGACTGCCCCGGGCAGTACCTCATTCCATACTATCTCATCATTTCAGGGGTGGCATGTCTACTGTACCTCTCCATGACCTGCCTGCCATGTATAGATGAGGATCAGGTCACATCTGTCAATCTTGCCAACCTTTGTGCCCAGGGTGTAATGCTCTTATTCCTCTTTGCCTTCTTCATAGCAG GTAATGTGTGGATATATTCTCTGACCCATGAACCCTGGGACAATCCATCAAGCCTGAAGCGATGTAACCGGGTGCTGTACCTGTATGCCTTCTGGACGATAACCCTGTGCCACCTGTGCTTCTTAGTCTTGCTATGCACCTACCTCTGTTTACTGCTGGGTCTATATATCCTGAAATGGTCGATTTTTGGGGGTAGCCGCAACTAA
- the LAMTOR4 gene encoding ragulator complex protein LAMTOR4, with product MTSTLTQGLERIPDQLGYLVMSEDGVLASAGDLENDERLAGVIREMVTTACGFHGLGDQIPFKRMSVVFGEHSFLITISGQKIYVVKRQNMVREPISV from the exons ATG ACCTCCACCCTCACTCAGGGTCTCGAGCGGATCCCGGATCAGTTGGGTTACCTGGTGATGAGTGAAGATGGCGTGCTGGCG AGCGCGGGCGACCTGGAGAACGACGAGCGATTGGCCGGCGTGATCAGAGAGATGGTGACCACGGCCTGCGGCTTCCACGGCTTAGGAGACCAGATACCGTTCAAGCGCATGAGCG TTGTTTTCGGGGAGCACTCTTTCCTCATCACTATCTCCGGACAGAAGATCTATGTGGTGAAGCGTCAGAACATGGTGCGGGAGCCGATCAGCGTCTAG